In Lolium perenne isolate Kyuss_39 chromosome 5, Kyuss_2.0, whole genome shotgun sequence, the sequence TTGGATGGTTGCAAGAGACTATTGACACGCCCGAAGAGACCTACACGATGTTGAGAATGAGTGCAAAGGTTTTCTTTGATCTTCATGACATATTTTTGGAGCGGTTTGGTCTCAAACATTCGCCCTTTGTTAGCAGTCATGAGTCTCTTGCTATGTTCTTGTGGATCTTGGGGGGTTGTGAATCAAATAGAAGAACACAAAACCGTTTCAAACATTCAGCGGATACTATTCACCGTAAATTTAATGAGGTACTCATCTGTGTGGTCAAGATGGCATCTCAATACATGAAGCCCAAGGACCCAATTTTCCGCACTGTGCATCCAAGGATTAAGAATGATAGAAGGGCATTTCCACATCTCAAAGACTGCATTGGTGCAATCGATGGGACACATATTAGGCTGTTATTCTTGAGGATGATCAAGTTAGATACAATTGAAGAACTGGCGTTGTTACTCTGAATGTTATGGCAATATGTGATTTCGATATGCATTTCACTTATGCTTCAATAGGACACCTGGCGATATGCATGACACAAGTGTGCTATATCATGCAATCGATAAGGACCGGGCCAACTTTCCCCATCCCCCAAAGGGTGAGCTAACTTTACTCTATTCATTATTACAACTAATGTCATGTATAAAAACTTATATTCATTATTGTATTTGTTTTGTTCAGGTAAGTACTACCATGTAGATGCCGGCTATCCAAACATGTTTGGATATCTCACACCTTACAAAGGAGAGAGATATCATGCCCCGGAGTTCCATAGAGGTGTAGCACCAACTTACTCCCAGAGAGAAGTTCAATAATATCCACTCGGCCAAGCGCAGTTGCATAGAAAGGGGCTTTGAAATTTTGAAGATGAAATGGCAAATTTTGCTCAAGATGCTTAGTTACTCAATTGAAACCCAGAAGATGATCAGTGCTGCATGAATGACATTGCACAATTATATTCGCGCACATGATAGAGAACACATTTATTTTGAACGGTGTGATAGGGACCCAAATTATGTGCCAATAATTCCGAACGTTATCTGATTCATCAACTACTGAGGCAAGTGGTCGTGACATGGATGAGATTAGGGATCAACTAGCTACCGCCATTGCTCTCGGTTGGTAATGCAGATCATTTTAGCAACGGTTATGCAATAAATGAAATTTTGATTTCCAAAGATATGCAAATGCCGTACTTTTGTTGTTGAGACATGTCACAAATTATCTTTTTATATAAATTTATCTATCTGTGTGATGAGGATTCTGGAATATATATAAAAAAAAAGCTCGTATATTCAACAAAAGCAGCCTTTAATTGGCGTAAAGCCCATTGTCCTAGGCTGGAGCGACTTGGTAGCATCCAATCGGGCTATTCTAGTCTAAACTGGGCTGGCAGCCCGGACTTTGACGAAGCGGAGCTAGCCAAACAGATGTTGATCGGGAGAGAGCACTTCAACTTGACGCGTGGATCGGAGCGGAGCGAAGCGTTGCCGAACTCCCAGCCAGCCAAGCCAAGTCCTCCTCATCAGCTCCCCAATTTCACATAAGGAAAAAAGTGTCCAGATCGCCCAGACTCCTCCCCTAGCTCCGTGGCCCGGGAGCCGCCGGGACCTCCTCTCGTGCCCGGACTCCAAAAATCTTGATTACCCTTCTTCGTGCTCGCTGTTGTCTCGGTCCCTGGCATCGCTTCTCGCAGGATTTACCACTGATGAGATGAGACTCTTGTCCAGCAAGCGGTACCGGCAGCGTCAGCGTCAGCGCTGCCGCCGGCGAATCCGGGACTGTAAGCCTGCTCCTTTCTGCGCTCTCTCCCTACCTCTATCCCTCTCTCAATTATCGATATGTTATCTCTGCGCTATGCTTTTATTCTGTCCTACACTCCTAGCATGTTACAGTAGATCTCAGTAGGCGGGCGGGGTTTCTAGTTGGATGGGAGTTAGACGAAACTCGATCGCTTGGATGATCTAACTCGGCCTATGTTTTTTTCGGGCCAAATTTGGGAAATATGAACGAAAATTCACTATGATTGGCCTCGAAATCCCCCTAGTATCCTCTGTTGGGgcaacaagtttttttttttttaaaaaaaacttttTCGAAGAATACTTTGGTTCCTGAAAATACCATGGTTATAAAATATTTTCGGCTATTTGACTTTTCCAAAAACTGCAGTTTAATATAACTACGTACGTTCTGGCTCCTGGTCTCGGTGTGTAAAGATCTTACCAAGCTTTGTGTGGGATTATTGGTGGGTAGCTGAATGAGGTAAACACAGGACCCACTGTGTAAATTCGTCCAAATTGAACAGAGCTAACAATCAAGGAGGACTAGGATTTGGTGACCTGTGGCTGTTTAAGAACTCATCGATGATAGTGGCAATTGGAAGACGGATCTGTTATGGAATAATTTGTTTCCTATTGATGATGAGGCCTTGATGCTGAGGATATATTGAATATCAAAACATCCCGACGAATCATGGAGGACGTCCTCACCTGGCAACCTGAAAAATACGGGATGTTTCTGTAACCAGTGCTTATAGGTTGGGGCTCAATGATCAACCGGATCAATGTGGCATGCCTGCTACTAGCTCTTACCCAGATGGCCAGCACCCTTGCTGGGCTAAATCTGGCATGCTTCGGTTCCACCAAAGGGGAAAACTTTTGTGTGTTAAGCAGCCTCAGATGGCTTAGCGACAAAGGAGAAAAAATTAAGGCGCAATATGCAAGCAGGTTGTTCCAAAATCTTCAAATGTCCCCCCATGCACACACCCTTTGGTAGGAGATGAGGAACATATGGAGCTTACCATCAGATATGGATCTATTAAACCCACTGTGGCACCGTCTAATTGGTTCCAGACAATGATTTTGAGAGTTCCTGAGCATATGATAGACACTACCCTCCTAATCACTTGGCGGGCATGGTATGTCAGGAATGAGGTGACTCGACAAGCCTCTTTTGTCAGTTGAGGGATCTAAGCGCTTGCTTCGGGATATCGAGGGCACGTCCATGGAAAATCTGATAAAAGGGAAGAAACAAGGTAGATATTGGGATCCTGCCTACCCCAACTCATGTGAAAAAAGGGCCTGATAAACCCTGGACTAAACCCCCGCTGGGCTAAAACTCTCAATTGGCGGTTCCTTCCGCGCTGACGATCATTCTCCCGGAGTAGGAATGTCTTTGGGAGAGGAAAATGGAAATCCGATCTTCACTGTGTGCCGTGTTCTTGATGATTGACATGCACTAGTTGAAGTGGAGCTTCGAGCATGTGTAGAAGGTTTAAGTGGCACTTCACGGAAGCCAATTGGCTATCATCGTGGAGACGGACTGTGTCCAGCTACTTGATTCTGCAAGATCCTCACTACCAAACAGATCACCTTTTCTCCGTAGGGTACATCGGGAACTTACCTAATCAAAATAGAGAGTGCCTCTTTGTAAAAATGGAAAGATCGTAAGCTAGGATTAGTCACTTCCTTGCAAATTCAATCGCTCTGTACCCCTTCCTGATCAACCAccatcaccccccccccccccccctagtaAAGATAATGTTATCACAAATAGGATCTGATGTGAATACTTGTTGTTATTCTTGAGCTTCCATTAATGTCTGTTCTCACCATACGTGTGGTCTATTGCAGGTGGAGCGGTTGCTTTGGTGACTAAAAGAGAGAATTTACCTGGCCAGAATGATGATAACCAAGCTGTCAGAGGAATATCACATCCCGACCTTCCAGAGGTACAGGATAGTGATACTTAAAGAATTCCGTTTCAAGTAAAATCACATTTTGTGTGCTGGAAATCACTGGTAGGATTATGCTTGCTGGATAAAAATAAACATGTCTTCTAGCGCTTCACGAGTGTTTGGTTTCTGAGAGTATACAGGCAGGAAGGGGAACTGAAAATGAGTGGTTGGAGCTCTTTAAGTCGCTGTTTGGTTATTCGGTTGTAGGCATCCGAACTAGTTGTGACTCATGAGTAGGAATTGGATTACAAGGTATACAGTCGGTTTGGTCATTGCATTTTAGTCCAAATCTTTCGTTTGGCAGGGTGATTGGATTTTTTGTTCTTAGTAGCTTGCTGTCACCGCAATGATGTCAAAGGACTTCGGCTTGTCTCCACTCCAGGATGGGGAGGTGATAGATTGTCTTTTTGGAGTGATTTGATTGGAGAACCTCAGATGATTGCTGGGAATTTGGGTATGTAGCTAGCTGTTTGGGCGAGATGCTTTACTTTCGAACTGGTAGCTCATGGTATCTGTTAATGTAAATTAGGAGAAACATTATAAAAAGTGCGTAGAGTTTAAGAGGAAATCAATTTTTCAAGCTAAATTCATGTGAAATTACTTTGTTCCTTCCAAGGCAACTGCCACCTATAAGCTCCATTCAACAACCCAATTTGTCCAAACAAGACGTTACTAATTCGCTACTGTTGCAGTTTGTAATAAGAGTGAAGTCCATCTAtgtaacaacaacaacatcaaagcctttttccATCTATCTAAAATTGGGATAGATTTGGCTATGGTGAAACTATCAGGCTTGTAATGCTGGCATACAAGAATTCTGATGAAAAACACAACATCCAATTTGAAGTTTGGAAATTTGGGCACTGTCACTTGCTTCGCTGTTCACTTTATAATTTCTAATTTGTAGGTGGACTTAATCACTGTTTATTCTTAGGAATTACTCTTCTGGTTTGTTCAATCTATTTGTGTATCTATAATTCCAACGTGTGTATTCTCCTATTCTGGTGCATTCAGGACATCTTGCGGCATATTCATGCCAAAATGACACTTCGAGATGCTGCTCGTGCTGCTTGTGCATCGCACACATTTCGACACTCCTGGATATGCCGTCCCAACCTTACATTCAGTCCTGAAACACTTGGATTGAATAGAAATACATCTACGAATGTAATAACAAGAGATCTTATCAGCAAGATCGACCAGATTCTGCAAAGTCGCTCGGGCATGGGCGTGAAGACACTAAATTTTGATCTCCAATGTTGTGACAGCATCGACTTCAGCTATCTTGATAGTTGGCTTCACATTGCCGTTACACCAGGGATTGAAGAACTCATCCTGAGCCCCCCTCTACCCACCATTTCAGTGTACAACTTCCCATGTTCACTTCTATCCAATGGGAGCGGAAACTCGATCCAATATCTTGACTTGTGTGACTGTATCTTACGTCCCACAGCTGGTCTTGGTTGCCTAAGAAGCCTGACAAGACTGCGTATGTTTTCCGTAAGGATTACTGGGGATGAACTATGGTGTCTTCTTTCCAATTGTTCCGCTTTGGTAAGCTTGGAACTCCGGTACTGCAAGGAGATAATTTCCTTGAAGATACCTTCGCTGCAGCGATTCCATTTATTGGATGTGGTTCTATGCGATAGCCTGCAGGTTGTAGAGAGCAATGCTCCAAATCTCTCCAGTTTTTACTATAGTGGCATCCTATGTAAAATCTCACTTGGTGGTTCACTGCAAGTGAAGACACTACGCATGAGATGCTTGTATCAGGCCAACATTGTCTGGTACGCTCGGCATAGTATTTTGTCTCTTGCGCCAAATGTTGAGACACTTACCATAGCGTCACTAAGTGAGGTATGCTCTGAAACATTAGATGATAATAGACTTTCTATTTGTGCAAATAACAGTAGTTATACATTAGAATACAACTAAGATTTGAGATATTTATTTTTATGCAGACGGTGAACACACCGATGTTGTCTGGCAAGTTTCTCCACCTCAAGCATTTGGAGATTTCATTAGTGGAAACGGCTGCATATGATTATTTATCTTTGGTTTCTTTTCTTGAAGCTTCTCCTCACCTGGAGAAATTTGAGCTGTCTGTAAGTCATTTCATCCACCATTCATATTCTGTATCCATGGGTGGAGGTGGACTTCTGATTCAAGTATCTTGGTTTCTTTAGAGGGTAGTGGTACTGATATTGGCCCTATGCAGATAAAGCAGCATCACATGGAGCATGATGCGATTCTTGGAGGCCCCTCCCATGATTTGAGGCAGATTCTAGAGCAGCGCTATGACAAGCTCAAGAATGTGAAGATCTCTGGCTTTTGCTCATCAAAGAGCTTAGTTGAGCTAACATGTCATATCCTTGAGAACACAACATCACTTGACT encodes:
- the LOC127302299 gene encoding uncharacterized protein isoform X2, giving the protein MTLRDAARAACASHTFRHSWICRPNLTFSPETLGLNRNTSTNVITRDLISKIDQILQSRSGMGVKTLNFDLQCCDSIDFSYLDSWLHIAVTPGIEELILSPPLPTISVYNFPCSLLSNGSGNSIQYLDLCDCILRPTAGLGCLRSLTRLRMFSVRITGDELWCLLSNCSALVSLELRYCKEIISLKIPSLQRFHLLDVVLCDSLQVVESNAPNLSSFYYSGILCKISLGGSLQVKTLRMRCLYQANIVWYARHSILSLAPNVETLTIASLSETVNTPMLSGKFLHLKHLEISLVETAAYDYLSLVSFLEASPHLEKFELSIKQHHMEHDAILGGPSHDLRQILEQRYDKLKNVKISGFCSSKSLVELTCHILENTTSLDCLTLDTTWYLRCSVTKSGKCYPLMGRDSLVEAQKTLLAIRRYVVGKVPSMVKLNILEPCSRCHTVEPLV
- the LOC127302299 gene encoding F-box/FBD/LRR-repeat protein At1g13570 isoform X1 — protein: MRLLSSKRYRQRQRQRCRRRIRDCGAVALVTKRENLPGQNDDNQAVRGISHPDLPEDILRHIHAKMTLRDAARAACASHTFRHSWICRPNLTFSPETLGLNRNTSTNVITRDLISKIDQILQSRSGMGVKTLNFDLQCCDSIDFSYLDSWLHIAVTPGIEELILSPPLPTISVYNFPCSLLSNGSGNSIQYLDLCDCILRPTAGLGCLRSLTRLRMFSVRITGDELWCLLSNCSALVSLELRYCKEIISLKIPSLQRFHLLDVVLCDSLQVVESNAPNLSSFYYSGILCKISLGGSLQVKTLRMRCLYQANIVWYARHSILSLAPNVETLTIASLSETVNTPMLSGKFLHLKHLEISLVETAAYDYLSLVSFLEASPHLEKFELSIKQHHMEHDAILGGPSHDLRQILEQRYDKLKNVKISGFCSSKSLVELTCHILENTTSLDCLTLDTTWYLRCSVTKSGKCYPLMGRDSLVEAQKTLLAIRRYVVGKVPSMVKLNILEPCSRCHTVEPLV